From Fluviispira vulneris, a single genomic window includes:
- a CDS encoding NCS2 family permease, which produces MNALKVNYSQEIIAGLTTFFTMSYIVIVNPQVMASPGTGLTVSGTLTATVLISFLMSLLAGIYIRLPYALAPGMGLNVFIAYSLIIGEKIPWPTALGIIFWSSFIFILISVLPIRQKIVEALPNNMKHAMSCGIGLFLAFIGMKNLGLIVPNSATYISLGDINLPITLGLIGFLIIFILFNKNKSYAFLFSIFLVTIIALLCGLTKLPETYFSTPDFQSHFFKLDLIGSLKWSFIPVILSVLLTNLFDSMSSLIGLANSAGFTDKKGNPLQLKETLMVDSIASLFSSLFGTSPATVFIESSTGIQAGGRTGLTAIVAAFCFLPCLFIAPIVTAIPVFATAPILIFVGILMCKTLKHIKANTLDDIIPIFLTIILMPLTFSITQGVLWGIVSYVILKICVGKIKVISPVLWVLALICFLALVTEHSTFLEFIMK; this is translated from the coding sequence ATGAATGCTTTGAAAGTAAACTATTCACAAGAAATTATAGCAGGTTTAACAACGTTTTTCACTATGTCTTATATAGTAATTGTTAATCCACAAGTTATGGCCTCTCCTGGGACAGGACTCACAGTCTCTGGTACTTTGACTGCAACAGTTCTTATCTCTTTCTTGATGAGTCTTTTAGCAGGTATTTATATTCGCTTACCTTATGCTCTGGCACCAGGCATGGGCCTAAATGTTTTTATCGCCTATTCACTTATTATTGGTGAGAAAATCCCTTGGCCGACTGCCCTTGGGATTATTTTTTGGTCAAGTTTTATCTTTATTTTAATTTCAGTATTACCCATTCGGCAAAAGATTGTTGAAGCACTTCCTAACAATATGAAGCATGCAATGTCTTGCGGTATCGGTCTTTTTCTTGCATTCATTGGAATGAAAAATTTAGGATTGATTGTCCCAAATTCTGCAACATACATTTCACTTGGCGATATTAACCTACCGATAACTCTTGGTTTAATAGGATTTCTCATAATATTTATTTTATTTAATAAGAATAAATCATACGCATTTTTATTTTCTATTTTTTTAGTTACAATCATCGCTCTTCTATGTGGTTTAACAAAATTACCTGAGACATACTTTTCAACTCCAGATTTTCAATCACATTTTTTTAAACTCGATTTAATTGGTTCACTCAAATGGAGTTTTATTCCTGTCATATTATCCGTACTTTTAACAAACTTATTTGACTCCATGTCTTCGCTCATCGGTCTTGCTAACAGTGCAGGTTTTACAGATAAAAAAGGTAACCCTTTGCAATTAAAAGAAACACTTATGGTTGATTCAATTGCTTCATTATTTTCAAGCTTATTTGGCACATCACCTGCAACTGTTTTCATAGAAAGTTCGACAGGAATTCAAGCAGGGGGCAGAACTGGATTAACAGCAATCGTAGCTGCATTTTGCTTTTTACCTTGTTTATTTATTGCCCCAATTGTGACGGCAATCCCTGTTTTCGCAACAGCACCTATCTTAATATTTGTTGGAATTTTAATGTGTAAAACCTTAAAGCATATAAAAGCCAATACCCTCGATGACATTATTCCAATATTTCTTACAATAATTCTTATGCCTCTGACATTTTCAATCACCCAAGGAGTTCTCTGGGGAATAGTCAGTTACGTTATATTAAAAATATGTGTTGGAAAAATAAAAGTGATCAGTCCAGTGCTGTGGGTTTTAGCTTTAATCTGCTTTTTAGCTCTCGTAACTGAACACAGCACGTTTTTAGAATTTATAATGAAATAA
- a CDS encoding SIMPL domain-containing protein, with protein MRSNVFPSIILSLGIVTASFLLGKSFENFQNFGRYVDVKGLDEKIVKSNIATWNLSFTSANNDLKKIYSDISSSQQKIILFLKKQGFEDKEIEIQSISITDSKAQSYSNENANAPRYSANSHITLTTNKVDLASHATQKTGELVESGVVLNNSYMRYAYTDLNSIKPEMLTRATANAREAANSFAQNSNSSVGKIRKANQGVFSITAANSNDQYGDEGSILKKVRVVTSVEFFIN; from the coding sequence ATGCGCTCCAATGTTTTTCCATCAATCATTTTAAGTTTAGGAATTGTTACAGCTAGTTTTTTATTAGGAAAATCTTTTGAAAATTTTCAAAATTTTGGTAGATATGTCGATGTCAAAGGCCTTGATGAGAAAATTGTAAAATCCAATATCGCAACATGGAATTTAAGTTTTACTTCTGCAAATAATGACCTAAAAAAAATCTATTCTGATATTTCTTCTTCACAACAAAAAATAATTCTCTTTTTAAAGAAACAAGGTTTTGAAGATAAGGAAATCGAAATTCAATCAATCTCTATAACAGATAGCAAAGCTCAGTCTTATTCCAATGAAAATGCGAATGCACCACGTTATTCTGCAAACTCCCATATTACTTTAACGACCAATAAAGTGGATCTTGCAAGTCATGCAACTCAAAAAACGGGTGAGTTGGTTGAGTCTGGAGTAGTATTAAATAATAGTTATATGCGTTATGCATATACAGATTTAAATTCTATTAAGCCCGAAATGTTAACGCGTGCGACTGCAAATGCCCGAGAAGCAGCCAATAGCTTTGCCCAGAATTCAAACAGTTCTGTCGGGAAAATTCGCAAAGCAAATCAAGGAGTTTTTTCTATCACGGCTGCAAATTCCAATGATCAATATGGAGATGAAGGTAGTATTCTGAAGAAAGTAAGAGTAGTAACGTCAGTTGAATTTTTTATAAATTGA
- a CDS encoding fumarate reductase/succinate dehydrogenase flavoprotein subunit, translating to MLKNNIPNGNIEDKWKDHVFASRLVNPANRKKFSVIVVGSGLAGASAASSLAEAGYHVSLFCLQDSPRRAHSIAAQGGINAAKNYKNDGDSIYRFFYDTVKGGDYRAREAGVYRLAELSLKVIDHCVGIGVPFAREYGGYLDNRSFGGTQVERTFYAKGQTGQQLLLGAYQSAMRQVSEKNIVLHTRKEMLDLVLVEGKARGIIVRDLLTGEIESHSADAVILATGGYANMFYLSTNAKPSNGTAIWRAYKKGAAFANPCFTQIHPTCIPISGEHQSKLTLMSESLRNDGRIWVPKNLNDKRNPADILENERDYFLERCYPSFGNLVPRDVAARSIKRICDDGFGVGASGLAVYLDFKDKIQKNGKDILEEKYGNLFQMYEKIVGDNPFSNPMKIYPAVHYTMGGLWVDYDLMSTIPGLFVLGEANFSEHGANRLGANALLQGLVDGYFIIPVTLGNYLAQTNLKPIKNNLAEFQDAQNNVKNNTNKLINIKGSKLADEIHEKLGKVMWNSCAMARSQEKLEHALSEIKKIKDEFWNDLKLPQSTDTMNQELEKAARVGDYIELAELMCLDALARKESCGSHFREEYQTENGEPKRNDKDFAHIAAWIYKGNARPERFIEDLSFEHCKPSQRDYR from the coding sequence ATGCTAAAAAATAACATCCCTAATGGAAATATTGAAGACAAATGGAAAGATCATGTTTTTGCCAGTCGCTTAGTAAACCCAGCGAATCGCAAAAAATTTTCAGTCATAGTTGTTGGCAGTGGGCTTGCTGGGGCATCGGCGGCATCCTCACTCGCAGAAGCTGGCTATCATGTTTCGCTTTTTTGTTTACAAGATTCTCCGCGCAGAGCGCATTCTATTGCTGCTCAAGGTGGTATAAATGCTGCGAAAAATTATAAAAATGATGGTGATTCGATTTATCGTTTTTTCTATGACACTGTAAAAGGTGGTGATTATCGTGCAAGAGAAGCGGGTGTTTATCGGCTTGCTGAACTTTCTTTAAAAGTTATCGATCACTGTGTCGGAATTGGCGTGCCTTTTGCTCGAGAATACGGTGGATATTTAGACAACAGATCCTTTGGTGGCACACAGGTGGAAAGAACTTTTTATGCCAAAGGGCAAACGGGTCAGCAACTTTTATTAGGTGCGTATCAAAGCGCTATGCGACAAGTCAGTGAAAAAAATATTGTTTTGCATACGCGGAAAGAAATGCTTGACTTGGTTTTAGTTGAAGGAAAAGCACGTGGAATTATTGTAAGAGATCTTCTTACAGGAGAAATAGAAAGTCATAGTGCAGATGCCGTTATTTTGGCGACAGGTGGCTATGCGAATATGTTTTATTTATCGACAAATGCAAAGCCATCCAACGGAACAGCTATATGGCGCGCCTACAAAAAAGGAGCTGCCTTTGCCAATCCCTGTTTTACCCAAATCCACCCTACCTGCATTCCTATTTCAGGAGAACATCAATCTAAGCTCACATTAATGTCTGAGTCTTTAAGGAATGACGGGCGTATCTGGGTACCAAAAAATTTAAATGATAAAAGAAATCCTGCAGATATTTTAGAAAATGAGAGAGATTATTTTCTGGAACGCTGTTATCCGAGTTTCGGTAATTTAGTGCCGCGCGATGTAGCAGCGCGTTCCATAAAAAGAATTTGCGACGATGGTTTTGGGGTAGGGGCTTCTGGACTTGCTGTTTATTTGGATTTTAAAGACAAAATTCAAAAAAATGGGAAAGATATTTTAGAAGAAAAATATGGTAATTTATTTCAAATGTATGAAAAGATTGTTGGCGACAATCCATTTTCGAATCCTATGAAAATTTATCCGGCTGTGCATTATACAATGGGCGGTCTTTGGGTTGATTATGATCTTATGTCAACAATTCCTGGTCTATTTGTTCTCGGAGAAGCGAATTTTAGTGAACATGGTGCCAATCGACTTGGAGCAAATGCTTTATTACAAGGTTTAGTCGATGGTTATTTTATTATTCCTGTTACCTTGGGCAATTATCTTGCGCAAACGAATTTAAAACCGATTAAAAATAATCTTGCTGAATTTCAAGATGCACAAAATAATGTAAAAAATAATACGAATAAATTAATTAATATAAAAGGTTCAAAACTTGCCGATGAAATTCATGAAAAACTTGGAAAAGTTATGTGGAATTCCTGTGCAATGGCACGCAGTCAAGAAAAACTTGAACATGCCCTCAGTGAAATTAAGAAAATTAAGGACGAATTTTGGAATGATTTAAAGCTCCCTCAGTCCACAGACACTATGAATCAAGAACTTGAAAAAGCAGCAAGGGTTGGTGATTATATCGAACTTGCTGAGTTGATGTGCCTAGATGCACTTGCACGAAAGGAATCCTGTGGAAGTCATTTTCGTGAAGAATATCAGACAGAAAATGGTGAACCGAAAAGAAATGATAAGGACTTTGCGCATATTGCTGCTTGGATATATAAAGGGAATGCACGGCCTGAAAGATTTATTGAAGATTTATCTTTTGAACACTGTAAGCCCAGCCAACGAGATTATCGTTGA
- the fba gene encoding class II fructose-bisphosphate aldolase (catalyzes the reversible aldol condensation of dihydroxyacetonephosphate and glyceraldehyde 3-phosphate in the Calvin cycle, glycolysis, and/or gluconeogenesis) yields the protein MALISLRQLLDHAAENSYGVAAFNVNNLEQVQAIMEAAKETNSPVILQASRGARNYTNDIFLRHLILGAVELYPEIPVVMHQDHGNSMQTCLSAIRNGFTSVMMDGSLKEDAKTPADFDYNVKITADVVRIAHAMGISVEGELGCLGSLETGKGEKEDGHGFEGTLSKDQLLTDPNEAAQFVELTKVDALAIAIGTSHGAYKFTKKPDGKTLAIDRIREIHKRLPNTHLVMHGSSSVPQDLQAEFRKYGGEMKETWGVPVEEIQEGIRNGVRKINVDTDNRLAMTAAIRKVLSTNPSEFDLRKLLVPARDAMRKVVAQRMVEFGQAGQASKIKAIPLDSMAKRYV from the coding sequence ATGGCTCTTATTTCTTTACGTCAACTTCTCGATCACGCAGCAGAAAACAGTTATGGAGTGGCTGCCTTTAATGTTAACAATCTTGAACAAGTTCAAGCAATTATGGAAGCTGCAAAAGAGACGAATAGCCCTGTAATTTTGCAAGCGAGCCGTGGCGCTCGTAACTATACGAATGATATCTTTCTTCGTCACCTTATTCTAGGAGCCGTTGAACTTTATCCAGAAATTCCAGTGGTCATGCACCAAGATCATGGCAACAGCATGCAAACATGCTTGTCCGCAATTCGCAATGGTTTCACAAGCGTTATGATGGATGGAAGCTTAAAAGAAGATGCTAAAACTCCTGCAGATTTTGATTACAATGTTAAAATCACAGCAGATGTTGTACGCATTGCACACGCGATGGGCATTTCAGTTGAGGGTGAACTTGGTTGTCTCGGTTCCCTTGAAACGGGTAAAGGTGAAAAAGAAGATGGTCATGGCTTTGAAGGAACACTTTCAAAAGATCAACTTTTAACTGATCCAAACGAAGCTGCTCAATTTGTTGAATTAACAAAAGTTGATGCTCTTGCCATTGCAATTGGTACAAGCCACGGAGCATACAAATTCACCAAAAAACCTGATGGCAAAACCCTTGCTATCGATCGCATTCGTGAAATCCACAAACGTCTCCCAAACACCCACTTAGTGATGCATGGATCAAGTTCAGTGCCACAGGATTTGCAAGCTGAGTTTCGTAAATATGGTGGAGAAATGAAAGAAACTTGGGGAGTGCCAGTAGAAGAAATTCAAGAAGGTATTCGCAATGGTGTTCGTAAAATCAATGTGGACACAGACAATCGTTTAGCAATGACAGCAGCTATTCGCAAAGTTCTTTCCACAAATCCATCTGAATTTGACTTGAGAAAACTGTTAGTTCCTGCCCGTGACGCTATGAGAAAGGTAGTTGCTCAACGCATGGTAGAATTTGGGCAAGCAGGACAAGCATCTAAAATAAAAGCGATTCCACTTGACTCAATGGCGAAACGTTATGTCTAA
- a CDS encoding NUDIX hydrolase, with protein sequence MSNNDNTPLEPFLLSEEKPVFQCSILRVKESLAQTTDKAHSLKVYTLDCANWVNVVPVTAAGQVVLVEQHRFGTNTFTIEVPGGAVERNEKDVTIAALRELEEETGLTSQRLLSLPGYSPNAAIQSNRVTYFIAFDVMPLAVPSEHSDPFEKIKLHLVDFQEALLMARTGQITNVLSAFALLLAEPYLNAKFKQPQ encoded by the coding sequence ATGTCTAACAACGACAACACCCCACTTGAACCCTTTCTTTTGAGCGAAGAAAAACCTGTATTTCAATGCAGCATTCTTCGCGTCAAAGAAAGTTTAGCACAAACGACTGACAAAGCTCATTCGCTTAAAGTTTATACCTTGGATTGTGCGAATTGGGTGAATGTTGTCCCTGTGACTGCAGCAGGGCAAGTTGTATTGGTAGAACAGCATCGCTTTGGCACAAATACCTTCACAATAGAAGTGCCAGGTGGAGCAGTTGAAAGAAATGAAAAAGATGTTACCATTGCGGCTCTAAGAGAACTTGAAGAAGAAACCGGACTCACTTCACAACGGCTTCTTTCACTTCCAGGTTATTCACCGAATGCAGCTATACAAAGCAACAGAGTGACTTATTTTATTGCTTTTGATGTTATGCCTCTCGCAGTTCCATCTGAGCACAGCGATCCTTTTGAAAAGATAAAATTGCATCTTGTGGATTTTCAAGAGGCTTTGCTAATGGCACGCACAGGACAAATTACCAATGTTCTATCTGCATTTGCTCTTCTATTAGCTGAGCCATATTTAAATGCAAAATTTAAGCAACCTCAGTGA
- a CDS encoding HD domain-containing protein yields the protein MHWSVFTLIGALIGLIGGVVLAKLFAIRSLTSLGEIPIKENMDAILKSAEAQRNMILEEALLATREQYQVEASRLESEHELVIGMQENFEQELNEKQSEVDKLANEIEKKEELNNQKKLELDKVKEDLDAKGHLNLELQKNLLNQLEHKVGRNKSELFHDMRHDLINSEKLGITRWLIDNNEALKADAQKFARNSLNSVYLRYQPNFIWPKSSFIVQVNSKDLLQKYFHEESPIISSLITNTDSSISVLTINEELPSMLKISGGSGVDKEVIRLTLEEMLAKDIFNEERIRPIFDKHKRTIDRHISKIGEDAIKHLGITPNIHPEILKLIGSLNYRTSHRQNQYYHSIEVARLAGMIAEEVGVNPIIAKRAGILHDIGKALDYKIEGSHAVISGDYATRYGESEEVVDTVLAHHDDKIVETPYAYILKAADAMSGARPGARVDMEEGYHRRIDGISGVVNSFQEQGVTGSAIMHAGREVHVFVDNNKVKQKDISGLAEGIAKKLESEVEFPGQIRVTVIRRTEITEVA from the coding sequence ATGCATTGGTCTGTCTTCACCCTTATCGGTGCTCTTATTGGGTTAATCGGCGGGGTGGTTCTCGCTAAATTATTTGCTATTCGCTCACTGACAAGCCTTGGTGAAATACCTATAAAAGAGAATATGGATGCAATTTTAAAAAGTGCTGAAGCGCAACGCAATATGATTCTCGAAGAAGCTCTTTTAGCAACCCGCGAGCAATACCAAGTTGAGGCTAGCCGCCTTGAAAGTGAACATGAGCTTGTCATTGGTATGCAAGAAAACTTTGAACAAGAATTGAACGAAAAGCAATCTGAAGTCGATAAATTAGCTAACGAAATCGAAAAAAAAGAAGAACTCAACAATCAAAAAAAACTTGAGTTAGATAAAGTAAAAGAAGATCTCGATGCAAAAGGGCATTTGAATCTTGAATTACAAAAAAATCTTTTAAATCAACTCGAACATAAGGTTGGGCGTAATAAATCCGAACTTTTTCATGATATGCGCCATGATCTCATAAATAGTGAAAAACTCGGTATCACACGCTGGTTAATTGACAACAATGAAGCTTTAAAAGCGGATGCACAAAAGTTTGCTCGTAACTCCTTGAACTCTGTTTATTTGCGGTATCAACCCAACTTTATTTGGCCGAAATCATCATTTATTGTGCAGGTAAACTCTAAAGATCTCTTGCAGAAATACTTTCATGAAGAGTCACCAATTATATCTTCTCTCATTACAAATACGGATTCCTCCATTAGTGTTTTAACGATAAACGAAGAGCTTCCTTCAATGCTCAAAATTTCAGGCGGATCAGGTGTCGACAAAGAAGTTATACGCCTGACTCTTGAAGAAATGCTTGCTAAAGATATCTTTAATGAAGAGAGAATTAGACCTATTTTCGATAAACATAAAAGAACAATCGATAGACATATATCTAAAATTGGTGAAGATGCGATTAAACATCTAGGAATCACACCTAATATTCATCCTGAAATATTAAAGTTAATTGGTTCATTGAATTACAGAACAAGTCATAGACAAAATCAATATTATCATTCTATCGAAGTGGCTCGCTTAGCCGGCATGATTGCAGAAGAAGTTGGAGTGAATCCTATTATTGCTAAAAGAGCCGGAATTTTGCATGATATTGGTAAAGCTCTCGACTATAAAATCGAAGGGAGTCATGCGGTTATCAGTGGTGATTATGCTACGCGTTATGGAGAGTCCGAAGAAGTTGTTGACACTGTGCTTGCTCATCATGATGATAAAATCGTAGAAACACCCTATGCTTATATTTTAAAAGCTGCAGATGCTATGTCCGGGGCTAGACCCGGCGCACGGGTCGATATGGAAGAAGGCTATCACAGACGCATTGATGGAATTTCAGGTGTAGTCAACAGTTTCCAAGAGCAAGGTGTTACAGGCTCTGCCATTATGCATGCCGGACGTGAAGTGCATGTTTTCGTCGATAATAACAAAGTAAAACAAAAAGATATCTCTGGACTTGCTGAGGGGATTGCTAAGAAATTAGAATCTGAAGTCGAGTTTCCAGGGCAAATTCGAGTCACAGTCATTCGCCGCACTGAAATCACTGAGGTTGCTTAA
- a CDS encoding inositol monophosphatase family protein, producing the protein MSEHMPTQQFLESLIQEAGSITLKFFQKNFSIQEKSDNQGIVTDADIASENFIKKKIHEKFKTHSILAEESGLEKFNQENTEKEQAIWIIDPLDGTTNFSKGNPYYCISIAFGHIVEGIFQAKLAGICQPTTQSLFIAEKNKGAFLNKQKLALNDFQNFKLASIATGFSSNKDKELIQVVNTIGAIQNKSLGLRINGAAALDLALTAKGIFQGFYEIPLAPWDMAAGALLVSEAGGIVSNFLGTEFCPLRDKGIIAANKQIFPELLSIIKHHYSN; encoded by the coding sequence ATGTCAGAACATATGCCCACTCAGCAATTCCTAGAGTCTCTAATTCAAGAAGCAGGTTCAATCACTTTAAAGTTCTTTCAAAAAAACTTTTCAATCCAAGAAAAATCGGACAATCAAGGGATAGTGACGGACGCAGATATCGCCTCGGAGAATTTTATAAAGAAAAAAATTCATGAAAAATTTAAAACCCATTCTATTCTGGCAGAAGAAAGTGGTCTCGAAAAATTCAACCAAGAAAACACTGAAAAAGAGCAAGCAATATGGATAATTGATCCTCTCGATGGAACAACAAATTTTTCTAAAGGCAACCCATATTACTGTATTTCTATTGCATTTGGTCATATTGTTGAAGGGATATTTCAAGCTAAATTGGCAGGAATTTGTCAACCTACCACCCAGAGTTTATTTATCGCAGAGAAGAACAAAGGCGCTTTTCTTAACAAGCAAAAATTAGCGCTTAATGATTTTCAAAATTTTAAACTAGCGAGCATAGCAACAGGATTTAGTTCAAATAAAGATAAAGAACTTATTCAGGTCGTAAATACAATAGGAGCCATTCAAAACAAATCCCTTGGATTACGTATTAATGGCGCAGCAGCCCTCGACTTAGCTTTGACAGCGAAAGGTATTTTTCAAGGATTTTATGAGATTCCACTTGCCCCTTGGGATATGGCAGCGGGCGCATTGCTTGTTTCAGAAGCAGGAGGAATTGTTTCGAATTTTTTAGGCACAGAATTTTGCCCGCTACGCGATAAAGGAATTATTGCAGCAAATAAACAAATATTCCCTGAACTTTTATCTATAATAAAACATCACTACTCTAATTAA
- a CDS encoding AzlD domain-containing protein: MSWNNNNTYIIFAIIVMALVTYSTRIIPFIFFKKINTPTLIQTGKQLPVCLMAILTLYSIDSLKEFDTHYLINGWIACLGCIFVYLIMRSVFTSMIIGTVIYFILLNYVHVFN; this comes from the coding sequence ATGTCTTGGAACAATAATAATACTTATATTATTTTTGCTATTATTGTGATGGCATTGGTGACTTATTCAACAAGAATTATTCCATTTATATTTTTTAAAAAAATAAACACACCTACACTTATACAGACTGGAAAACAATTACCAGTTTGCTTAATGGCTATTTTAACTTTATATTCGATCGATTCCTTAAAAGAGTTTGATACTCACTATTTAATAAATGGATGGATTGCCTGTTTAGGCTGTATTTTTGTATATTTAATAATGAGATCTGTATTTACAAGTATGATAATTGGTACGGTTATATATTTTATTTTGTTAAATTATGTACATGTTTTTAATTAG
- a CDS encoding AzlC family ABC transporter permease has translation MFGQALRDSKAAAFGYIPLAMAFGVLFQSLNLHWIYAILMSFLVYAGSAQFIAIPLLANQGSLLSLSIATFLVNMRHIFYGLAFLNKLQFNKYLKGYLIFGLTDESYAIICAKKYHDKWYEFYIIIFCHIYWVLGTLLGLFLHTYLKGVDFNFLFFSLVTLFAILTVDAYKFTRDHFSLIVGILSYLFFRYLGVKEHLFFSMLISFLILLFKNYKENILEKENVLEQ, from the coding sequence ATGTTTGGTCAAGCTCTTCGAGATAGCAAGGCTGCCGCTTTCGGTTATATCCCGCTTGCGATGGCATTTGGTGTGCTCTTTCAAAGTTTAAATCTGCATTGGATATATGCTATTCTCATGAGTTTTTTAGTTTATGCTGGTTCTGCTCAATTTATTGCTATTCCACTTCTGGCAAATCAGGGATCTTTATTAAGTCTGTCAATTGCGACATTTCTTGTAAATATGCGGCATATCTTTTATGGCTTGGCTTTTCTGAATAAATTACAATTTAATAAATATTTAAAAGGGTATCTTATTTTTGGTTTGACCGATGAATCATATGCAATTATTTGTGCAAAAAAATATCATGATAAATGGTATGAATTTTATATTATTATTTTTTGTCATATTTATTGGGTATTAGGAACACTTTTAGGTCTATTTCTTCATACTTATCTTAAAGGGGTTGATTTTAATTTTTTATTTTTTTCATTGGTCACTCTCTTTGCGATTCTTACAGTCGATGCTTATAAATTTACACGTGATCATTTTTCATTAATTGTGGGAATTTTGTCTTATTTATTTTTCAGATATTTAGGTGTTAAAGAGCATCTTTTTTTTAGTATGTTAATCAGCTTTTTAATATTACTCTTTAAGAATTATAAAGAAAATATATTGGAGAAAGAAAATGTCTTGGAACAATAA